A part of Olleya sp. Bg11-27 genomic DNA contains:
- a CDS encoding SdiA-regulated domain-containing protein: MTFQLKPILVSVLLFMSCNTGKLTVMGSIDSDLEETSAAQLISNSDLVWTIEDAGNKNNVYGLDLKGDIIRDIDVSNIKNQDWEDLTSDSKGSLYIGDFGNNSKKRKKFFIYKIENLTNVDHKTEALTISFTLPKDVKSEDFESFFLWKDHFYIFSKENKKTMLLKVPNQVGEHVATYVTEYELKGKDTRVTSADISPNGKTVVLLNHDRIWTLTAFNTDNFFEGIVTKIDLKHDSQKEGICFKDNTTVYITDEDSGKEGNNIYSLKL, translated from the coding sequence ATGACATTTCAATTAAAACCAATACTAGTTTCAGTATTACTTTTTATGTCTTGCAATACAGGAAAACTAACTGTAATGGGGTCCATAGATAGTGATTTAGAAGAAACTTCGGCAGCACAATTAATTAGTAATTCTGATTTAGTTTGGACTATTGAAGATGCAGGAAATAAAAACAATGTTTACGGTTTAGACCTAAAAGGAGATATAATTAGAGATATTGATGTTAGCAATATAAAAAACCAAGATTGGGAAGACCTAACGAGCGATAGCAAGGGCAGTCTATATATTGGTGATTTTGGAAACAACTCGAAAAAGCGAAAAAAATTCTTTATTTATAAAATCGAAAACTTAACAAATGTGGATCATAAAACCGAAGCATTAACGATTAGTTTTACATTACCAAAAGATGTAAAATCAGAAGATTTTGAATCGTTCTTTTTATGGAAAGACCACTTTTATATTTTTAGCAAAGAAAATAAAAAGACGATGCTTCTTAAAGTTCCTAACCAAGTAGGAGAACATGTTGCTACTTATGTTACAGAATATGAATTAAAAGGAAAAGACACACGTGTAACCTCTGCAGATATTAGTCCCAACGGAAAAACTGTTGTACTATTAAATCACGACCGTATTTGGACCTTAACAGCATTTAATACGGATAATTTTTTTGAAGGTATTGTCACTAAGATAGATTTAAAACATGACAGTCAAAAAGAAGGCATTTGTTTTAAAGACAATACAACTGTTTATATCACTGATGAGGATTCAGGAAAAGAAGGTAACAATATCTATAGCTTAAAACTATAA
- a CDS encoding DUF2254 domain-containing protein, which yields MKNIIVNGFEYLKKLESKIAFYPTVYSLVGVSFAFFMYYIENKGVSGYLMDHVPLLVINNTETAFSILTTFIAGLISIMVFSFSMVMVLLNQASSNFSPRVLPSLISNKRHQKILGIYNATLLYCIFTMVSIEPDGDKYQLPGFSVLLAIVLMVVCLGAFIYFIHSISQEIQVHNIMQRIFSEAKNRLDKLITSEKDNSNAFPETDNWTTFSSVSTGFLQDIILDPVLEFAKNNDCKFHVVAIKGQYVYKDSPLFKCNTEIEDEALEDLLSFFQFSRDEVIEDNYILGFKQITEIAVKAMSPGINDPGTAEIAIDYLTELFEKRMQKQDVSVLQYNNEGLVKISALSFKDLLFSVLAPIRTYSKHDVMVVVKLIHMLNHLAFTVSCNNKSYINAVYEEASKLFEDAKKTIVNPEDVKLITQQLKPFNL from the coding sequence ATGAAAAATATAATAGTCAATGGATTTGAATATTTAAAAAAACTAGAAAGCAAAATAGCGTTTTATCCAACGGTGTATAGTCTGGTTGGTGTGAGCTTTGCATTTTTTATGTATTACATAGAAAATAAAGGGGTTTCGGGGTATTTAATGGATCATGTTCCTTTGCTGGTTATTAATAACACAGAAACTGCTTTTAGTATTTTAACCACGTTTATAGCGGGATTAATCTCAATCATGGTCTTTAGTTTTTCCATGGTTATGGTTTTACTTAATCAAGCGTCAAGTAATTTTTCGCCAAGAGTATTGCCAAGTTTAATTTCTAATAAACGCCATCAAAAAATATTAGGGATTTATAATGCAACGTTGCTGTATTGTATATTCACAATGGTGTCAATAGAACCAGACGGTGATAAATATCAATTACCTGGGTTTTCAGTACTGTTGGCTATTGTTTTAATGGTCGTGTGTTTGGGTGCTTTTATTTATTTTATTCATTCTATTTCTCAAGAAATTCAAGTGCATAATATAATGCAGCGTATTTTTTCTGAAGCCAAAAATAGATTAGATAAACTTATTACGTCAGAAAAGGATAATAGTAATGCGTTTCCCGAAACTGATAATTGGACAACTTTCTCATCGGTGTCAACGGGCTTTTTACAAGATATAATATTGGATCCTGTGTTAGAGTTTGCTAAAAATAATGACTGTAAATTCCATGTAGTAGCAATCAAAGGGCAATATGTGTATAAGGATAGCCCCTTATTTAAATGTAATACAGAAATAGAGGATGAGGCTTTGGAAGATTTATTAAGCTTTTTTCAGTTTTCTAGAGACGAAGTCATTGAAGATAACTACATATTAGGGTTTAAACAAATCACAGAAATTGCAGTAAAAGCGATGTCGCCAGGAATAAATGATCCCGGAACTGCAGAAATTGCAATAGATTATTTAACAGAGTTGTTTGAAAAAAGAATGCAGAAACAAGATGTTAGTGTTCTTCAATATAATAATGAAGGTTTGGTTAAAATTAGCGCTTTAAGTTTTAAAGATTTATTGTTTTCTGTTTTAGCACCAATCAGGACTTATTCTAAACACGATGTTATGGTTGTGGTTAAATTAATACACATGCTTAATCATTTAGCTTTCACGGTTAGTTGTAATAATAAAAGCTATATTAATGCTGTTTATGAGGAGGCTAGTAAGCTGTTTGAAGATGCTAAAAAGACAATTGTTAATCCAGAGGACGTAAAGTTAATCACGCAGCAGTTAAAGCCTTTTAATTTATAG
- a CDS encoding Pycsar system effector family protein — MSKLVEKTEAFVFELLKNELPNTIVYHNHTHTLRVFKSTKEIIENSKIDVNDAEILELAALLHDVGYTQTRNGHEIVSAKIARDFLTSQNASEHVIKTVEDCILATQFDAKPKNELEKILRDADCSHFGKKYFPEASEFLRKELEIAGQATYTPTEWLDENIKVLSKKHSYYTDYALKNWQSRKEKNLAKLIKTKRKQKTKIKTEELKAKYKAQYKNESPERAIQSFYRTALKNHIKLSDIADTKANILLSVNAIIISVVLANLISKLDTNPYLTWPTVIFTLFSVISMVMSIIATRPNVTSGQFTKEDVKNKEVNLTFFGNFHKMGLKEFEWAINEMISDKEYIYKSLTKDLYFLGIVLERKYRLLRITYTVFMIGIIVSLLAFGIAVKNNPGVNIQDVLDTTTYIQSILPKTLSAA, encoded by the coding sequence ATGTCTAAACTAGTTGAAAAAACCGAAGCTTTTGTATTTGAACTCCTTAAGAACGAGCTACCAAACACCATAGTTTATCACAATCATACGCATACCTTACGAGTATTTAAAAGTACAAAAGAAATTATAGAAAATTCTAAAATTGATGTTAATGATGCCGAAATACTAGAATTAGCCGCCTTATTGCACGATGTAGGATATACACAAACTAGAAATGGTCATGAAATTGTTAGCGCAAAAATAGCTAGAGATTTTTTAACCTCTCAAAACGCAAGTGAGCATGTAATTAAAACTGTAGAAGATTGCATATTAGCTACTCAATTTGATGCCAAACCAAAAAATGAATTAGAAAAAATATTACGTGATGCTGATTGCTCTCATTTTGGAAAAAAATACTTCCCTGAAGCTAGCGAGTTTTTAAGAAAAGAATTAGAAATAGCTGGACAAGCAACTTATACACCTACAGAATGGTTAGACGAAAACATTAAAGTACTATCAAAAAAACACAGTTACTATACGGACTATGCTTTAAAAAATTGGCAATCAAGAAAAGAAAAAAACTTGGCCAAGCTTATAAAAACTAAAAGAAAACAAAAGACAAAAATTAAAACAGAAGAACTAAAAGCAAAATATAAAGCACAATACAAAAACGAAAGTCCAGAACGTGCAATCCAATCGTTTTACAGGACTGCTTTAAAAAACCATATAAAACTAAGTGATATTGCTGACACTAAAGCCAACATATTATTATCTGTAAATGCGATTATTATCTCTGTAGTACTGGCTAATTTAATTTCTAAATTAGACACCAATCCTTATTTAACCTGGCCTACGGTAATCTTTACCTTATTTAGTGTTATCTCTATGGTTATGTCCATAATAGCAACACGTCCCAATGTAACCAGCGGGCAATTTACTAAGGAGGATGTAAAAAACAAGGAAGTAAACCTGACCTTTTTTGGAAACTTCCACAAAATGGGACTTAAAGAATTTGAATGGGCTATTAACGAAATGATTAGTGATAAAGAATACATCTACAAATCCTTAACTAAAGATTTATACTTTCTAGGAATTGTTTTAGAACGTAAATACAGGTTATTACGAATAACCTATACCGTATTTATGATAGGAATTATAGTCTCGCTACTTGCTTTTGGAATTGCTGTTAAAAATAATCCTGGCGTTAATATCCAAGATGTATTAGACACCACAACGTACATACAATCTATTTTACCTAAAACACTTAGTGCAGCTTAG
- a CDS encoding metallophosphoesterase, producing MTKNNIFLTFAFAFLLSNCASFEAQYKDEISTQVELPNKKVHKTFYLVGDAGISPENGFSKGLTAYKNFIKNKETKDDYTIFLGDNIYPAGLPKKEHESYDEAENNIQAQVNSVKDFEGQVLFIPGNHDWYANGLHGLKDEEQFIEDALGENTFQPENGCPLEVVEVSDAIELIIIDTQWYLENWNKHPTINDDCEIKTRERFLLELEGEFKKAQNKTVIVAMHHPMYTNGSHGGFYSKDKHLFPFQSNLPLPGIASLLTQVRTQGGVSIQDRFNERYNNMMNRIKTLALEYQNIVFASGHEHTLQYIEDNGIKQIVSGSGAKGSGASLSNNGLFAYGKQGFATLTVYEDGSSYVSFYGEDNQQAKLLFTKQVLDQKAAEYDISQLPDSFPITTQASIYTKEETDKTGIYQALFGEKYRDLYSQKVEVPVATLDTLYGGLEIVREGGGHQTRSLRLQTKDGRQLNMRALRKSATQYLQTVLFKETYLSDDFDKTKVEDLILDFYTAAHPYAFSVVPDLSHAADVYHTNPKLYYIPKHKYLKDYNYNYGGELYLIEERPEDNYSDEKNFGYADDIESTHDIIKKIRKDEKYKIDENAFVRARLFDMLLGDWDRHQDQWRWAQFNQENGDKLYKPIPRDRDQVFSNFDGAILDIMRFISGSTKQLQVYDAELKDIKWMNSAGIKLDKLLIQKSDKSVWLKQAQYLKEHITDAVIDEAFSKVPKEAQDESLQEIKTFLKGRRSNLLDIAERYSDYLNELVILTGTDKDDYIEVKRIGDNETQVIISRIKKGEKADVIVDRTFNKDITKELWIYALDDDDVIEVTGKANNLIFTRIIGGQNNDEYIINNGRRVRIYDHKSKPNTITKNNGAKINFTDIYNNNLFDFQKNIVRTSVITPSLGYNPDDGFKVGVGFNYTVKGFSRNPYSQQHRFKSGYFFATSGFSLNYDGEFANLFGDFNLHISGQLTSENFTNNFFGYGNQTANNDDVLDLDYNRIKTSIYAASVGVLKKGDFGSDYGVKALVEAIEIGETPDRFIETLEPSSVNTDFYGRRLFVGVEGNFNYQSFDNASNPSRGMTLGIDVGAKTEPEDTKYTYGYINSELGFYNALSTNRKLVLKTDLRSQLRFGDDLIFYQAANIGGNNGLRGFRLQRFTGQNSLTGSADIRYSFNQFKTRTLPLQLGVFAGGDVGRVWTKNGDSKVWHNDFGVGFWVTAADSVSGTFNFFNSEEGLRFSFGFGLNF from the coding sequence ATGACAAAAAATAACATATTTCTAACGTTTGCTTTCGCTTTTCTACTAAGTAATTGCGCTTCTTTTGAAGCGCAGTATAAAGATGAAATTTCGACTCAAGTCGAATTACCTAATAAAAAAGTTCATAAAACATTTTATTTGGTTGGGGATGCTGGTATTTCTCCTGAAAATGGCTTTTCGAAAGGGTTAACGGCTTATAAAAATTTCATAAAAAATAAAGAAACAAAGGATGATTACACCATCTTTTTAGGAGATAATATTTATCCTGCAGGTTTGCCAAAAAAAGAGCACGAATCTTATGATGAGGCTGAAAATAACATCCAAGCACAAGTTAATTCGGTTAAAGACTTTGAAGGTCAGGTCTTATTTATTCCAGGTAATCATGATTGGTATGCCAATGGTTTACATGGTTTAAAAGATGAAGAACAATTTATCGAAGATGCTCTAGGGGAAAATACGTTTCAGCCAGAAAATGGTTGTCCTCTAGAAGTTGTAGAAGTTAGTGATGCTATCGAATTAATTATTATTGATACCCAATGGTATTTAGAAAACTGGAATAAACATCCAACAATTAACGATGATTGCGAAATTAAAACAAGAGAGCGTTTTCTTTTAGAGTTAGAGGGCGAATTTAAAAAGGCTCAAAATAAAACAGTAATAGTAGCGATGCATCACCCGATGTATACCAATGGCTCGCACGGTGGGTTTTATTCTAAAGACAAGCACCTTTTTCCGTTTCAAAGTAACTTACCACTACCAGGTATAGCCTCTCTTTTAACTCAAGTAAGAACACAAGGTGGCGTGTCTATTCAAGATCGTTTTAACGAGCGTTATAATAATATGATGAATCGTATTAAGACGCTTGCGTTAGAGTATCAAAATATTGTGTTTGCTTCTGGTCATGAGCACACGTTACAATACATCGAGGATAATGGAATTAAACAAATTGTGTCAGGTTCTGGAGCAAAAGGGTCAGGCGCATCTTTAAGTAATAACGGTTTATTTGCTTATGGTAAACAAGGTTTCGCAACATTAACGGTTTATGAAGATGGAAGTAGTTATGTTAGTTTTTATGGCGAAGACAATCAACAAGCTAAGCTATTATTTACTAAACAAGTTTTAGATCAAAAAGCGGCAGAATACGATATCTCACAATTACCAGATAGTTTTCCAATAACAACACAAGCGTCTATTTATACAAAAGAGGAAACAGACAAAACGGGGATTTATCAAGCCTTGTTTGGAGAGAAGTATAGAGATTTATATAGTCAAAAAGTTGAAGTGCCTGTAGCGACTTTGGATACGCTTTATGGTGGATTAGAAATAGTAAGAGAAGGTGGAGGGCATCAAACCAGGTCTTTAAGGCTGCAAACTAAAGATGGACGTCAGTTAAATATGAGAGCCTTGCGTAAAAGTGCGACTCAATATTTGCAGACGGTATTGTTTAAAGAAACCTATTTAAGTGATGATTTTGACAAAACAAAAGTTGAAGATTTAATTTTAGATTTTTATACAGCAGCGCATCCTTATGCGTTTTCTGTGGTTCCTGATTTATCTCATGCAGCAGATGTCTATCATACCAATCCAAAATTGTATTACATTCCAAAACATAAATATTTAAAGGATTATAATTACAATTATGGAGGCGAATTATATTTAATTGAAGAGCGTCCTGAAGATAATTATTCTGATGAGAAAAACTTTGGTTATGCTGATGATATCGAAAGCACACATGATATTATTAAGAAGATACGTAAAGACGAAAAATATAAAATAGACGAAAACGCATTTGTAAGAGCGCGCTTGTTTGATATGCTTTTAGGAGATTGGGATAGACATCAAGACCAATGGCGATGGGCGCAATTTAATCAAGAGAATGGAGATAAGTTGTATAAGCCAATACCAAGAGATAGAGATCAAGTATTTTCTAATTTTGATGGTGCTATCTTAGATATTATGCGTTTTATTTCTGGGTCTACTAAGCAATTACAAGTGTATGATGCGGAGTTGAAAGATATTAAATGGATGAACAGCGCTGGAATAAAGCTTGATAAGTTGTTAATACAAAAATCAGATAAATCGGTTTGGTTAAAGCAAGCGCAATATTTGAAGGAGCATATTACAGATGCTGTGATAGATGAGGCGTTTAGTAAAGTGCCAAAAGAAGCTCAAGACGAATCATTACAAGAAATTAAAACCTTTTTAAAAGGTAGACGTTCTAATTTATTAGATATAGCAGAACGATATTCTGATTACTTAAATGAATTAGTGATACTTACCGGAACGGATAAAGATGATTATATAGAAGTTAAAAGAATTGGAGACAATGAAACTCAAGTCATTATTTCTAGAATTAAAAAAGGAGAAAAAGCAGATGTAATTGTTGATCGTACTTTTAATAAGGATATCACTAAAGAGTTATGGATTTATGCATTGGATGATGACGATGTAATTGAAGTCACAGGAAAAGCTAATAATTTAATATTCACAAGGATTATTGGAGGTCAAAACAATGACGAATACATTATTAATAATGGAAGACGTGTGCGTATATATGATCATAAATCTAAACCCAATACGATTACTAAAAATAATGGAGCAAAAATAAATTTCACAGATATTTATAATAATAACTTGTTCGATTTTCAAAAAAATATAGTTAGAACAAGTGTTATAACACCAAGTTTGGGATATAATCCAGATGATGGTTTTAAAGTTGGAGTTGGTTTTAATTATACCGTTAAAGGGTTTTCTCGTAATCCATACTCGCAGCAACACCGTTTTAAAAGTGGTTACTTTTTCGCGACTAGTGGATTTAGTTTAAATTATGATGGAGAGTTTGCTAATCTTTTTGGCGATTTTAATTTGCATATCTCTGGACAACTAACCAGTGAGAATTTTACTAATAACTTTTTTGGATATGGTAATCAAACGGCTAATAATGACGATGTTTTAGATTTAGATTACAATCGAATAAAAACAAGTATTTACGCGGCAAGTGTAGGGGTTTTGAAAAAAGGAGATTTTGGATCGGATTACGGCGTTAAGGCTTTAGTAGAGGCTATTGAAATTGGAGAAACGCCCGATCGTTTTATCGAAACGTTAGAACCGTCTTCGGTAAATACAGATTTTTATGGAAGACGCTTGTTTGTTGGAGTAGAAGGGAATTTTAATTATCAAAGTTTTGATAATGCTTCTAATCCTTCTAGAGGGATGACATTAGGTATTGATGTTGGTGCGAAGACAGAACCAGAAGATACAAAATACACGTATGGTTATATAAACTCGGAATTAGGGTTTTATAACGCTTTATCAACAAATAGAAAACTAGTATTAAAAACAGATTTGCGTTCGCAATTGCGTTTTGGTGATGATTTAATTTTTTATCAAGCAGCAAATATTGGCGGTAATAATGGATTAAGAGGGTTTCGATTACAACGTTTTACTGGGCAAAATAGCTTGACCGGTAGTGCAGATATTCGTTATAGTTTTAATCAATTTAAAACACGAACATTACCATTGCAATTAGGGGTGTTTGCTGGAGGTGATGTAGGACGTGTCTGGACCAAAAATGGAGATTCTAAAGTCTGGCACAATGATTTTGGTGTTGGTTTTTGGGTCACTGCAGCAGATAGTGTTTCTGGAACATTTAACTTTTTTAATAGTGAAGAAGGGTTGCGTTTTTCTTTTGGATTTGGGTTAAATTTTTAA
- a CDS encoding glycerophosphodiester phosphodiesterase produces MNKILKIGHRGAKGYVAENTLDSIKKAMALGVDGVEIDVHLCKSGEVVVFHDFTLDRTTNGTGNIGDFSLSELKKLKIDNQYEIPTLLEVLDLIGDSIIINIELKGDKTAQPTSDIINYYIANKKWSMDHVLVSSFKASELMDVFNYNSNIPLGVLTEGDWAEALVFAKSIRAKAIHPDFKMLTQDNVRQAQQLGFQINTWTVNKKQDIEKVISYQVDAIISDFPDRI; encoded by the coding sequence ATGAATAAAATTCTTAAAATTGGTCACAGAGGCGCTAAAGGTTATGTTGCAGAAAACACGCTAGACTCTATAAAAAAGGCTATGGCTCTTGGTGTTGATGGCGTGGAGATTGATGTGCATTTATGTAAAAGCGGAGAGGTCGTTGTTTTTCATGATTTCACATTGGATAGAACAACAAATGGAACAGGTAATATTGGAGATTTTTCTTTAAGTGAATTAAAAAAACTTAAAATTGATAATCAATATGAAATACCGACTTTACTAGAAGTGCTAGATTTGATAGGTGATTCTATTATCATTAATATTGAATTGAAAGGTGATAAAACGGCACAGCCAACTAGTGATATCATCAATTATTATATAGCTAATAAGAAATGGTCGATGGATCATGTGTTAGTGAGTAGTTTTAAAGCATCCGAATTAATGGATGTGTTTAATTATAATTCAAACATTCCATTGGGCGTGTTAACAGAAGGAGATTGGGCAGAGGCTTTAGTATTTGCAAAAAGTATAAGAGCAAAAGCCATACATCCTGATTTTAAGATGTTAACTCAGGATAATGTTAGACAAGCACAACAACTTGGGTTCCAGATTAACACCTGGACCGTAAATAAAAAACAGGACATAGAAAAAGTAATAAGCTATCAAGTAGATGCTATAATTAGTGATTTTCCAGACAGAATATGA